Below is a genomic region from Granulicella sp. L56.
CGCTCTTGCTGGCGGCTGTGGCCTTGTACCTGCAAATTCAAGGGGCCAATTCTACCGTCCGCCTGATTCAGCAATCCGACGCCCACATCTCCCAGGTCAGCCGCATCAACACTCTCATCCTTAACGAAGAGTCGGCTCTGCGCGGCTACGAAAACACCTCCGATGCACGTTTTCTCCAGCCTTATCTGGACGCCGCACCACATCTGCAGGCTGAATTCGACAAGATGAAGACGCTTCCCGGCCTCGATGACGTCGAGAAGCAATACATCGGCGACTTGATCGACAAGCAGCAGCTCTGGCTCGATGCCTTCGCCCTGCCCGTCATCGCCACCATCCAGGCTGGCGGGCAGGTTCGCGATGTGGACCTGAACCTGCGCGGAAAGTCGATGATGGACGACATCCGTCAGGACCTCGCCAATACGACCCACAACGCAGAGCAGCGCCGGGCAGTGCGAATCCACCTCTGGCAGAGTCAGGTTCGCCACATGGAGTGGTTGCTGCTGGTGCTCGCCCTCTGCGTCGGCATCTTCATCGGCCTGTTCACGCGCAACCGCATGCACGCCGTATCCGACGCCTATAAAACCTCGCTCGATGTCCTGGGCCGCCGCGCCGAGGAGATCTTTCAGTCCGAGCAGCAACTCCGCACCACCCTGGCCTCCATCGGCGATGGTGTGATCACCTGCGACACCGAAGGCCGGGTCCAGATGATGAACCCCGTGGCCGTGGAGCTCACCGGATGGTCACAGGCCGAAGCCTACGGCAAACCCCTTGAAACCATCTTTCACATCGTCAACGAGACGACTCGTTCTCCTATGGAAAACCCCGTCTCCAAGGTCAAGCGACTGAACCGCATCGTCGGCCTCGGCAGTAATACCATTCTCATCCGCAAAGACAAATCCGAGCTGCATATCGCCGACAGCGGCGCACCCATCCGCGACCGCACGGACGGAATCGCCGGTGTCGTCATGGTCTTCCGCGACATCACCCTCGAACGCAAGACGCAGGACGCTCTTCTGGCAAATGAGAAGCTGGCAGTCGCCGGGCGCCTCGCCGCCACCATCGCGCATGAGATCCACAACCCCCTTGACTCCGTATCGAACCTGCTTTACCTCATGCGCAACGGAGCCACCAAAGAGGAGTCGGTGCAGTTCATGGACATGGCCGAGCAGGAGCTGGCCCGCGTCACCCAGATCAGCCGCGCCATGCTCGGCCTCTATCGCGAGTCCAAGGCCCCCGTCCTGATCGACCTCAAAGACATGCTTCAGGAGATCCTTCTCCTCATGGAGCGCCGGTTCAGCGATGAGCAAGTCATCGTCCACGCCGATCTCCCCTCCGGCATCTCGGTCGACGCCTTCCCTGCCGAGCTGCGGCA
It encodes:
- a CDS encoding ATP-binding protein, yielding MNLNQFNRILRQVFLLPVIALLLAAVALYLQIQGANSTVRLIQQSDAHISQVSRINTLILNEESALRGYENTSDARFLQPYLDAAPHLQAEFDKMKTLPGLDDVEKQYIGDLIDKQQLWLDAFALPVIATIQAGGQVRDVDLNLRGKSMMDDIRQDLANTTHNAEQRRAVRIHLWQSQVRHMEWLLLVLALCVGIFIGLFTRNRMHAVSDAYKTSLDVLGRRAEEIFQSEQQLRTTLASIGDGVITCDTEGRVQMMNPVAVELTGWSQAEAYGKPLETIFHIVNETTRSPMENPVSKVKRLNRIVGLGSNTILIRKDKSELHIADSGAPIRDRTDGIAGVVMVFRDITLERKTQDALLANEKLAVAGRLAATIAHEIHNPLDSVSNLLYLMRNGATKEESVQFMDMAEQELARVTQISRAMLGLYRESKAPVLIDLKDMLQEILLLMERRFSDEQVIVHADLPSGISVDAFPAELRQVFTNLITNAAEAAGPGGKVSVSLRPQPALSIDGHKQVAGATVTIADNGLGVPAEVQPHLFQPFFTTKGERGTGLGLWVSRGIVTKHGGTIELASETGEATHGTSVSVFLATKPTINAGGD